The genomic interval TAAGCGCAATGAAAAGGAGGTTAGGCAGGCGGACCAATTTAAAAAAGGCGGCGATTAACCTCATAATTTGATTTTGGGATAGGACCCGAAATTAGTTATTTCTGGTTATCTCTCCATTCATATACCCAGGAGCTTTGAATCATTTCCAGATGGCCTTCATTCGACTCTTCCCTTTTACCTACAAAATTCGGAAGGGTAAGCACCCATTCCAACAGGTCGGTAAAGCGGACCCGGTAGATCTTGGATTCGGTAAACTCATCGCCGAACTTCTCATAGAGTTTGAGGGCAATATCTTCGTAGTCATTCCAATGGATCGGGGGTTCGTAAGCCTGCGACATTATTTGTATTTTAAAATAGCTAAAGGTGTTTTATTCGCCCAGGAATTGAGTCTGGTCAGGAAGGGTCACTTCGATCTCCCCTTCTCCATCCAGTAATACACATTGGCAACCCAACCTGGAGTGCAGTCGTGGGTTTACAGCCCGGTCAATGAAATCCTCTTCCCGGTCACTGAGTTCTTCCACAAATTGTTCTCCTTTTTCCAGGTACAGGTGACAGGTACTACAGGCACAGACACCGCCACAATTATGGTGCAACTCGATATTATTATCCAGTGCGATCTCGAGCAGGCTTTGCCCGGGTTCGATCCCTTGCAGGGTGACCGGTTCCAATCCTTTTTGTTCAAACTTGATTTTTAGTGTATACATCGCTTCCTTTCCTTTTCGGGGGGCAAATTTACCGTAAAAACAAGGAAAGGGTTTACTTGTTTGGGAAAAACTGAAAATTGGTCCGATCAGGCCTCTCCCCGCTTTATTTGAAGGGAAAAGAAAGTGTAAACCTCTTTCAGCTGGGGATGGTTATCCAGCAGGGCAAGGTGTTTTTGGATGGTTTCTTCATCTCCCCGAATAGCGGGACCCGTTTGGGATTTTGAAGGGGAAATTTCCTTTACCCGGGTGGCTGTTTCTTCGATCAGGGGCCATAGCAGGCGGAAGTCCAGGTTTTCTTTCCGGCAATATTCTTCTGCCAATTGGTAAAGATGATTGGTAAAATTATTAACCACCACGGCTGCCACATGCAGGCGGATCCGTTCATCCAATGTTGAAGGTCGTGTTTCTTCGCCCGCAATACTGGCCGCCAATTCCTGCAGAACCTGTCTGGCTTTTGGGGTCGCCCCTTCTGTAAAAACAGGAATTTCCGGTAAGAATATCATTTCTTTTCGCAGGCTTTGCAGGGGGTAAAAAACACCATGATGAGGGCTTACATCCTTTAATACATCCATATTGACAGATGCAGCGGTATGCGCAATTACTTTATCCGGCAGAAGAAGATCTTTGGCCAATTCGGCTATGGCGTGGTCACTAACCGCCATCACATATACATCTCCGTGTTGTGAAATCAGGCTGAGATAATTGGCCGATTCCGTATCCCATTCGTAGGCCAGTCGGGAAGCTTCCATTGAATTTCGGCTAAGCACCTGAATAATGGTATGTCCGGCAGCACGGAATTTTCTTCCCAAAACGGCCGCTACATTTCCCGAACCAATGATCACGATCTTTTTCATGAAATTTTTTCTCCCAA from Chitinophagales bacterium carries:
- the iscX gene encoding Fe-S cluster assembly protein IscX, producing MSQAYEPPIHWNDYEDIALKLYEKFGDEFTESKIYRVRFTDLLEWVLTLPNFVGKREESNEGHLEMIQSSWVYEWRDNQK
- a CDS encoding 2Fe-2S iron-sulfur cluster binding domain-containing protein produces the protein MYTLKIKFEQKGLEPVTLQGIEPGQSLLEIALDNNIELHHNCGGVCACSTCHLYLEKGEQFVEELSDREEDFIDRAVNPRLHSRLGCQCVLLDGEGEIEVTLPDQTQFLGE
- a CDS encoding DUF2520 domain-containing protein, with translation MKKIVIIGSGNVAAVLGRKFRAAGHTIIQVLSRNSMEASRLAYEWDTESANYLSLISQHGDVYVMAVSDHAIAELAKDLLLPDKVIAHTAASVNMDVLKDVSPHHGVFYPLQSLRKEMIFLPEIPVFTEGATPKARQVLQELAASIAGEETRPSTLDERIRLHVAAVVVNNFTNHLYQLAEEYCRKENLDFRLLWPLIEETATRVKEISPSKSQTGPAIRGDEETIQKHLALLDNHPQLKEVYTFFSLQIKRGEA